The following are encoded together in the Brassica napus cultivar Da-Ae chromosome A9, Da-Ae, whole genome shotgun sequence genome:
- the LOC106368678 gene encoding F-box protein At2g21930-like, which translates to MSFDVRSEKFDVIRVPQGRARKFTSMTRYYGKLALIYTVYGKIGLWVLEDAEKNVWSSTFFDLPRLSGYNTKFQVFCAVDDGDDAGEFVLAPKELQESAFYVLYYDPKKKRVRKVDVEGITEHEELPLWDKDWKRRTMSIFPGQIENLMFL; encoded by the coding sequence ATGAGCTTTGATGTTCGGTCTGAGAAGTTTGATGTTATCAGAGTACCGCAAGGAAGAGCGAGAAAGTTTACGAGTATGACGAGGTACTATGGGAAGCTTGCTCTTATCTACACTGTGTACGGTAAAATCGGATTATGGGTTTTAGAGGATGCTGAGAAAAATGTATGGTCCTCTACGTTTTTCGATTTGCCGAGATTGTCTGGATATAATACAAAGTTTCAAGTGTTTTGTGCcgttgatgatggtgatgatgcaGGGGAGTTTGTTTTGGCACCAAAGGAATTGCAGGAATCGGcgttttatgttttgtattatGATCCCAAGAAAAAGAGGGTGAGAAAGGTGGACGTTGAAGGAATTACAGAACATGAGGAGCTTCCACTTTGGGATAAAGATTGGAAGCGTAGGACAATGTCTATCTTCCCTGGTCAGATtgagaatctcatgtttctctAA
- the LOC106368677 gene encoding farnesoic acid carboxyl-O-methyltransferase has protein sequence MWDYDSCLLACLPGSLESVNNGRITMSQERVQRIITQSQDQSRSSGPQLRRTSSFDRTWEDRRPVAESVANELGALLEASKEKINEAISTKLGIDFTSGLISIADFGCSTGPNTFAAVQTVIDAVEHKYQKDIEFQVFFNDSSNNDFNTLFRTLPPARRYFATGVPGSFFGRVLPKNSFHVGVASFALHFVSKIPKGVRERHSPVWNKDIHCTGFSKEVANLYLDQYKIDVGSFLNARAQELVSGGLLLFLGHCLPNGVQMSETVNGMMIDITGFSLNEIAKKGLIDQEKLDAFKLPVYLAHADELKRIIENNKCFRTEVFEKISHSKEEYQIDSDYLTVAFKVTVGGSVASYFGEDVMEKTYEIVREKTQELLPQIANAKPGMQYLIVLRKT, from the exons ATGTGGGA TTATGACTCTTGCTTGCTTGCTTGTCTGCCAGGAAGTTTGGAAAGTGTCAACAACGGGAGGATCACGATGAGTCAGGAAAG AGTTCAAAGAATCATAACTCAAAGTCAAGATCAATCCCGTAGTTCAGGGCCACAACTGAGAAGAACATCCTCTTTCGACAGAACATGGGAGGATCGGAGACCCGTGGCGGAATCTGTAGCTAATGAGCTT GGAGCATTGCTTGAAGCTTCAAAGGAGAAGATCAACGAAGCCATCTCCACTAAGCTCGGCATTGATTTCACTTCAGGTCTCATTAGCATTGCAGATTTCGGTTGTTCCACTGGACCTAACACTTTCGCCGCCGTACAAACCGTAATAGATGCCGTGGAACACAAGTATCAAAAAGACATTGAGTTCCAAGTTTTCTTCAACGATTCTTCAAACAACGATTTCAACACTCTCTTCAGGACACTTCCTCCTGCTAGAAGATATTTTGCAACTGGAGTTCCAGGGTCTTTCTTTGGTCGTGTTCTTCCTAAGAACAGTTTCCATGTGGGAGTTGCTTCTTTCGCACTCCATTTCGTATCCAAGATTCCTAAGGGAGTTAGAGAGCGCCATTCTCCAGTGTGGAACAAGGACATACATTGCACTGGATTCTCGAAAGAGGTAGCAAACTTGTACCTTGATCAATACAAGATAGATGTGGGGAGTTTCTTGAACGCGAGAGCTCAAGAGCTCGTCTCCGGTGGATTGCTATTGTTTCTTGGACATTGTCTACCAAATGGGGTTCAAATGTCCGAAACGGTTAATGGAATGATGATTGATATCACTGGATTTTCTCTTAATGAAATTGCCAAGAAg GGTCTTATTGATCAAGAAAAGCTCGACGCTTTCAAACTGCCTGTCTATCTTGCACATGCGGATGAGTTGAAGCGAATAATCGAGAACAACAAATGTTTCAGGACCGAAGTATTCGAAAAAATTAGTCATTCAAAGGAAGAATATCAGATAGACTCAGACTATTTAACGGTCGCATTTAAGGTCACAGTTGGAGGATCTGTCGCTTCTTACTTTGGCGAAGATGTAATGGAGAAAACCTATGAGATTGTGAGGGAGAAGACACAAGAACTACTTCCTCAGATAGCCAACGCCAAACCCGGAATGCAATACCTCATTGTGCTTCGAAAAACCTGA
- the LOC106368679 gene encoding GPI ethanolamine phosphate transferase 2-like isoform X1, giving the protein MSTEMTCTRLTILTVAGILLQIIGLSIFVFGFFPVKPTLSGVSGSESYRHPLCDPAPNTNESEIHREKLRLLYQESSGISSRYDRLILMVIDGLPGEFVLGKDGQPPWKVWKESMPYTQSLLANGDAIGYHAKAAPPTVTMPRLKAMVSGAIGGFLDVAFNFNTQALLDDNLLGQFLRIGWKMVMLGDETWIKLFPGLFMRHDGVSSFFVKDTVQVDKNVSRHLPNELNNDDWNLLILHYLGLDHVGHTGGRNSPLMASKLKEMDDVVRTMHSRAMVDRSHDQGRTLLIVVSDHGMTENGNHGGSSYEETDSLMLFIGLSSNISDYAGATNTLAFQVDLTPTLALLFGVPIPKNNVGVLVPGTLNSLRDFEQLRALELNSWQLLRLMQAQLPSSFFVGFSCKCFLDGICEGFDSDISECSGDKEKQLICLFRNAAVLHGDWKSKKLTESSSAEDFSRALDAYNAFLKTASEWLASKTTEKPVFLLGLGVSAMLLSCVVCATLFLSLFKEVYNEPKDQVCSLKYLLNLEEVFILAVLLILVVSMGSSSMVEEEHYIWHFMVSTFYLLLLFKTVKSFSFSKGLNSLGEYKIGSIFLLLISGRLLRGWHQGGVNWTYFPDISKWLEQAGGSYVKWIQLISTFLVIGLGLFTLFRRGSKRKCVYIQAFVFSICGFLVMLHAWRYQGDIFGTDNGATVTAKVIYLLLSISAVGGALVLPWSMLNKDESFLAIAGDCLYMIGSAYVLCWCLLQLLLQQPINSGPILLLLIQILVVSFLSSKDVQVNEWVEIAALYYMGMAGHFALGNSNTLATIDVAGAFIGISSHSTILSGILMFMITYASPLLFLLSLVMYIGGKLRKHSHLAHSDTDLGQLLKLKLGFPCLVPLCINSILLTAYTVVLLLMRNHLFVWSVFSPKYLYVCATTVCTYVGVCIVAVTVAYALSVTTFLRSKTQQLVVDS; this is encoded by the exons ATGTCGACGGAGATGACGTGTACGAGGCTGACGATCCTAACGGTCGCCGGAATACTCCTCCAGATCATCGGACTTTCGATTTTCGTCTTCGGTTTCTTCCCCGTCAAGCCGACTCTCTCCGGCGTCAG TGGCTCGGAGAGTTATCGTCATCCTCTCTGCGATCCTGCGCCGAACACGAACGAGTCGGAGATTCATCGTGAGAAACTGAGATTGCTCTACCAGGAATCGTCTGGCATCTCTTCTAGATATGATCGATTGATTTTGATG GTTATAGATGGTCTTCCTGGGGAGTTTGTTCTGGGGAAGGATGGTCAACCTCCATGGAAGGTGTGGAAAGAGTCTATGCCTTATACACAGTCACTGCTGGCTAATGGAGATGCAATTGGTTACCATGCTAAAGCTGCTCCTCCAACTGTTACAATGCCGAGGTTgaag GCAATGGTTTCTGGAGCGATTGGTGGTTTTTTGGATGTGGCTTTCAATTTTAACACGCAAGCCCTCTTAGATGACAACCTTCTTG GTCAGTTTCTTAGGATTGGTTGGAAAATGGTGATGCTTGGAGATGAGACATGGATCAAGTTATTCCCGGGGCTGTTCATGAGACACGATGGTGTTAGCAGTTTCTTT GTCAAAGATACAGTGCAGGTAGACAAAAATGTGTCCCGCCACTTGCCAAATGAGCTTAACAATGATGACTGGAATCtcttg ATCCTTCATTACCTTGGCTTGGATCATGTTGGACATACTGGCGGCCGTAACAG CCCCTTGATGGCTTCAAAACTTAAAGAAATGGATGATGTAGTTAGAACAATGCATTCAAGAGCCATGGTGGATCGTAGCCATGACCAAGGGCGGACCCTTTTG ATAGTAGTCAGTGATCATGGCATGACTGAGAACGGAAATCATGGAGGATCTTCATATGAAGAAACTGACTCCTTAATGCTCTTTATTGGCTTGAGTAGCAATATTTCTGATTATGCTGGCGCTACCAATACTCTAGCTTTCCAG GTAGATTTGACGCCAACTTTAGCTCTTCTATTTGGTGTGCCGATCCCAAAGAATAATGTTGGAGTCCTTGTCCCAGGAACTCTTAATTCTTTAAGAG ATTTTGAACAACTACGAGCACTAGAACTGAATTCCTGGCAGTTACTCAGGCTGATGCAAGCACAGTTACCGAGTTCCTTCTTTGTAGGCTTCTCCTGCAAGTGCTTCCTTGACGGAATTTGTGAGGGATTTGATTCGGATATTAGTGAGTGCTCTGGGGATAAAGAGAAACAACTTATTTGCTTGTTTAGGAACGCTGCAGTTCTCCACGGCGATTGGAAGTCCAAGAAATTGACAGA GTCTAGTTCCGCCGAAGACTTCAGCAGAGCTTTGGATGCATATAACGCCTTTTTGAAAACTGCAAGTGAGTGGTTAGCAAGCAAAACCACTGAA AAACCAGTTTTCTTACTGGGTCTTGGAGTGAGTGCCATGCTTCTTTCCTGCGTCGTCTGTGCCACTCTCTTTCTGTCCTTATTCAAAGAGGTTTACAATGAGCCGAAGGATCAAGTCTGCAGTTTGAAGTATCTGTTGAATTTAGAAGAGGTGTTCATTTTGGCAGTTCTTTTGATCCTCGTTGTAAGTATGGGATCTAGTTCAATGGTGGAAGAAGAGCACTATATATGGCATTTCATGGTATCCACATTCTATCTTCTGTTACTTTTCAAGACAGTAAAGTCATTCAGTTTCTCCAAAGGGCTGAACTCACTTGGAGAATATAAAATCGGTTCAATCTTCCTGCTTCTAATATCTGGTAGACTACTGAGAGGTTGGCATCAAGGAGGCGTGAACTGGACTTACTTTCCTGATATTTCTAAGTGGCTAGAGCAAGCTGGCGGTAGTTATGTCAAATGGATCCAGCTAATCTCGACCTTTCTTGTTATTGGTCTAGGATTATTCACTCTCTTTCGAAGAGGGTCGAAGAGAAAATGTGTCTACATCCAAGCTTTTGTTTTCTCAATTTGTGGGTTCCTAGTTATGCTGCATGCCTGGAGATATCAGGGTGATATATTTGGAACCGATAATGGAGCCACCGTAACAGCAAAAGTTatctatcttcttctttctataTCTGCGGTTGGAGGAGCTCTAGTTTTACCATGGTCTATGCTAAACAAAGACGAGTCCTTTCTAGCTATAGCAGGTGACTGCTTGTATATGATTGGCTCTGCATACGTACTTTGCTGGTGTCTTCTACAGCTGCTTCTACAACAACCGATCAACTCAGGACCCATACTTTTGCTGCTCATCCAAATTTTAGTAGTTTCATTTCTTTCGTCTAAAGATGTGCAGGTCAACGAATGGGTCGAG ATTGCTGCACTCTATTACATGGGAATGGCAGGTCACTTTGCTCTTGGAAACAGCAATACTTTAGCAACCATCGATGTTGCTGGTGCTTTTATT GGAATCTCTAGTCATTCTACAATACTTTCTGGAATCTTGATGTTCATGATAACCTATGCATCTCCCCTGTTGTTCCTTTTATCCTTGGTGATGTACATTGGTGGAAAGCTAAGAAAACACTCACACTTGGCTCACTCCGACACGGATCTAGGACAACTCTTGAAGCTAAAGCTTGGGTTCCCTTGTCTCGTACCACTCTGCATAAATTCAATACTCTTGACGGCATATACTGTGGTCCTGCTACTCATGAGGAATCACCTTTTTGTGTGGAGCGTCTTCTCTCCCAA GTATCTGTACGTGTGTGCAACCACTGTTTGCACATACGTTGGAGTTTGTATCGTAGCTGTTACAGTCGCCTACGCTCTCTCCGTCACTACCTTCCTTAGAAGCAAAACACAACAACTGGTGGTAGACTCGTAG
- the LOC125578224 gene encoding putative F-box protein At5g44220, protein MKRKRERSKLANYRDVDQTSDAIVEATPTSPLTVSKQKNTSDETNSDPFPSDLLMEILKQFPVKTLARLTCVSKLWASTIRRQEFNKLWSSSNQQRRSSSSNTLIFAFKRDKGYGQDCFFFSSLQTKNPHEASVTAT, encoded by the coding sequence atgaaaagaaaaagagagagatcaaAGCTTGCAAACTACAGAGACGTAGACCAAACCAGCGATGCAATCGTTGAAGCAACACCAACGTCGCCACTTACTGTGTCAAAACAGAAAAATACTTCAGATGAAACAAACTCAGATCCGTTTCCTTCCGATCTATTAATGGAGATACTCAAACAGTTCCctgtcaaaaccctagcgaggcTCACGTGCGTATCAAAGCTCTGGGCATCAACCATCCGCCGCCAAGAATTCAACAAACTTTGGTCTTCTTCAAACCAACAACGtcgtagtagtagtagtaatacTCTCATCTTCGCATTCAAACGTGACAAAGGATATGGCCAAGactgtttcttcttctcatcgCTTCAAACCAAGAATCCACACGAAGCCTCTGTAACCGCTACTTAG
- the LOC106368679 gene encoding GPI ethanolamine phosphate transferase 2-like isoform X2, whose translation MPYTQSLLANGDAIGYHAKAAPPTVTMPRLKAMVSGAIGGFLDVAFNFNTQALLDDNLLGQFLRIGWKMVMLGDETWIKLFPGLFMRHDGVSSFFVKDTVQVDKNVSRHLPNELNNDDWNLLILHYLGLDHVGHTGGRNSPLMASKLKEMDDVVRTMHSRAMVDRSHDQGRTLLIVVSDHGMTENGNHGGSSYEETDSLMLFIGLSSNISDYAGATNTLAFQVDLTPTLALLFGVPIPKNNVGVLVPGTLNSLRDFEQLRALELNSWQLLRLMQAQLPSSFFVGFSCKCFLDGICEGFDSDISECSGDKEKQLICLFRNAAVLHGDWKSKKLTESSSAEDFSRALDAYNAFLKTASEWLASKTTEKPVFLLGLGVSAMLLSCVVCATLFLSLFKEVYNEPKDQVCSLKYLLNLEEVFILAVLLILVVSMGSSSMVEEEHYIWHFMVSTFYLLLLFKTVKSFSFSKGLNSLGEYKIGSIFLLLISGRLLRGWHQGGVNWTYFPDISKWLEQAGGSYVKWIQLISTFLVIGLGLFTLFRRGSKRKCVYIQAFVFSICGFLVMLHAWRYQGDIFGTDNGATVTAKVIYLLLSISAVGGALVLPWSMLNKDESFLAIAGDCLYMIGSAYVLCWCLLQLLLQQPINSGPILLLLIQILVVSFLSSKDVQVNEWVEIAALYYMGMAGHFALGNSNTLATIDVAGAFIGISSHSTILSGILMFMITYASPLLFLLSLVMYIGGKLRKHSHLAHSDTDLGQLLKLKLGFPCLVPLCINSILLTAYTVVLLLMRNHLFVWSVFSPKYLYVCATTVCTYVGVCIVAVTVAYALSVTTFLRSKTQQLVVDS comes from the exons ATGCCTTATACACAGTCACTGCTGGCTAATGGAGATGCAATTGGTTACCATGCTAAAGCTGCTCCTCCAACTGTTACAATGCCGAGGTTgaag GCAATGGTTTCTGGAGCGATTGGTGGTTTTTTGGATGTGGCTTTCAATTTTAACACGCAAGCCCTCTTAGATGACAACCTTCTTG GTCAGTTTCTTAGGATTGGTTGGAAAATGGTGATGCTTGGAGATGAGACATGGATCAAGTTATTCCCGGGGCTGTTCATGAGACACGATGGTGTTAGCAGTTTCTTT GTCAAAGATACAGTGCAGGTAGACAAAAATGTGTCCCGCCACTTGCCAAATGAGCTTAACAATGATGACTGGAATCtcttg ATCCTTCATTACCTTGGCTTGGATCATGTTGGACATACTGGCGGCCGTAACAG CCCCTTGATGGCTTCAAAACTTAAAGAAATGGATGATGTAGTTAGAACAATGCATTCAAGAGCCATGGTGGATCGTAGCCATGACCAAGGGCGGACCCTTTTG ATAGTAGTCAGTGATCATGGCATGACTGAGAACGGAAATCATGGAGGATCTTCATATGAAGAAACTGACTCCTTAATGCTCTTTATTGGCTTGAGTAGCAATATTTCTGATTATGCTGGCGCTACCAATACTCTAGCTTTCCAG GTAGATTTGACGCCAACTTTAGCTCTTCTATTTGGTGTGCCGATCCCAAAGAATAATGTTGGAGTCCTTGTCCCAGGAACTCTTAATTCTTTAAGAG ATTTTGAACAACTACGAGCACTAGAACTGAATTCCTGGCAGTTACTCAGGCTGATGCAAGCACAGTTACCGAGTTCCTTCTTTGTAGGCTTCTCCTGCAAGTGCTTCCTTGACGGAATTTGTGAGGGATTTGATTCGGATATTAGTGAGTGCTCTGGGGATAAAGAGAAACAACTTATTTGCTTGTTTAGGAACGCTGCAGTTCTCCACGGCGATTGGAAGTCCAAGAAATTGACAGA GTCTAGTTCCGCCGAAGACTTCAGCAGAGCTTTGGATGCATATAACGCCTTTTTGAAAACTGCAAGTGAGTGGTTAGCAAGCAAAACCACTGAA AAACCAGTTTTCTTACTGGGTCTTGGAGTGAGTGCCATGCTTCTTTCCTGCGTCGTCTGTGCCACTCTCTTTCTGTCCTTATTCAAAGAGGTTTACAATGAGCCGAAGGATCAAGTCTGCAGTTTGAAGTATCTGTTGAATTTAGAAGAGGTGTTCATTTTGGCAGTTCTTTTGATCCTCGTTGTAAGTATGGGATCTAGTTCAATGGTGGAAGAAGAGCACTATATATGGCATTTCATGGTATCCACATTCTATCTTCTGTTACTTTTCAAGACAGTAAAGTCATTCAGTTTCTCCAAAGGGCTGAACTCACTTGGAGAATATAAAATCGGTTCAATCTTCCTGCTTCTAATATCTGGTAGACTACTGAGAGGTTGGCATCAAGGAGGCGTGAACTGGACTTACTTTCCTGATATTTCTAAGTGGCTAGAGCAAGCTGGCGGTAGTTATGTCAAATGGATCCAGCTAATCTCGACCTTTCTTGTTATTGGTCTAGGATTATTCACTCTCTTTCGAAGAGGGTCGAAGAGAAAATGTGTCTACATCCAAGCTTTTGTTTTCTCAATTTGTGGGTTCCTAGTTATGCTGCATGCCTGGAGATATCAGGGTGATATATTTGGAACCGATAATGGAGCCACCGTAACAGCAAAAGTTatctatcttcttctttctataTCTGCGGTTGGAGGAGCTCTAGTTTTACCATGGTCTATGCTAAACAAAGACGAGTCCTTTCTAGCTATAGCAGGTGACTGCTTGTATATGATTGGCTCTGCATACGTACTTTGCTGGTGTCTTCTACAGCTGCTTCTACAACAACCGATCAACTCAGGACCCATACTTTTGCTGCTCATCCAAATTTTAGTAGTTTCATTTCTTTCGTCTAAAGATGTGCAGGTCAACGAATGGGTCGAG ATTGCTGCACTCTATTACATGGGAATGGCAGGTCACTTTGCTCTTGGAAACAGCAATACTTTAGCAACCATCGATGTTGCTGGTGCTTTTATT GGAATCTCTAGTCATTCTACAATACTTTCTGGAATCTTGATGTTCATGATAACCTATGCATCTCCCCTGTTGTTCCTTTTATCCTTGGTGATGTACATTGGTGGAAAGCTAAGAAAACACTCACACTTGGCTCACTCCGACACGGATCTAGGACAACTCTTGAAGCTAAAGCTTGGGTTCCCTTGTCTCGTACCACTCTGCATAAATTCAATACTCTTGACGGCATATACTGTGGTCCTGCTACTCATGAGGAATCACCTTTTTGTGTGGAGCGTCTTCTCTCCCAA GTATCTGTACGTGTGTGCAACCACTGTTTGCACATACGTTGGAGTTTGTATCGTAGCTGTTACAGTCGCCTACGCTCTCTCCGTCACTACCTTCCTTAGAAGCAAAACACAACAACTGGTGGTAGACTCGTAG